The proteins below are encoded in one region of Salmo salar chromosome ssa02, Ssal_v3.1, whole genome shotgun sequence:
- the LOC106579712 gene encoding zinc-binding protein A33 isoform X2, whose amino-acid sequence MYKNHIKDTNNNYNKSLLPDHKEKLIQAIKRIKHEVDECWEAERETYIWSVDVERCFDHLEREVRAEFQNLHRFLDEEETMDMERLKKEKEKRVKLLREREKKIAMQGRDLERGIATLNNKLAEEDSPKLLKEIQDLLKRCQVAFIPPPQVDVEVRSAHFVGPIQYRIWKHMKSCLYPNITEVTFDPETAHPLLTLSPSCTSVWFEEDKVIPKASEEEPPNPRCFHYYYSVMGREGFITGRHYWEVEVGHKTAWRLGVAREDVHRGEMDSSGTSNGLWTLSLKGGAILACTDPKPTKVPVSIRPVRIGVFLDCEKEEVAFYNAVTMTPLYTFSMETVFVPLIPFYNPCDTDDGRNLGPLNLFSPSI is encoded by the exons ATGTACAAAAATCACATAAAAGACACCAACAACAACTACAATAAAAGCCTTCTCCCTGACCATAAG GAGAAGCTGATCCAGGCTATTAAAAGAATAAAGCATGAGGTAGACGAGTgctgggaggcagagagagagacgtacaTATGGTCTGTTGATGTAGAG aGATGTTTTGATCATCTGGAACGGGAGGTCCGAGCTGAGTTCCAGAACCTCCATCGCTTCCTGGATGAAGAGGAGACCATGGACATGGAGCGActgaagaaggagaaagagaagagggtgAAGCtgcttagggagagagagaagaagatcgCCATGCAGGGAAGAGATCTGGAGAGAGGCATTGCCACGCTAAACAACAAACTGGCCGAGGAGGATAGTCCCAAACTGCTCAAA GAGATTCAAGACCTCTTGAAAAG GTGCCAGGTGGCTTTTATACCCCCTCCGCAGGTGGATGTGGAGGTGCGATCAGCACACTTTGTGGGGCCCATCCAGTACAGGATATGGAAACACATGAAGAGCTGCCTGTACCCAA ATATCACTGAAGTGACCTTTGACCCAGAGACAGCccaccccctcctcaccctctcccctaGCTGCACTTCTGTGTGGTTTGAGGAGGACAAAGTTATCCCCAAGGCCTCGGAGGAGGAGCCACCCAACCCCCGCTGCttccactactactacagtgTCATGGGCCGAGAAGGCTTCATCACCGGACGccattactgggaggtggaggtgggcCACAAGACAGCGTGGCGGCTGGGTGTGGCCAGGGAGGACGTCCACCGGGGGGAGATGGACTCCAGTGGGACCAGTAACGGTCTCTGGACCCTATCCCTGAAGGGAGGGGCCATCTTGGCCTGTACAGACCCCAAACCCACCAAGGTCCCGGTGTCCATCAGGCCCGTCCGGATCGGAGTGTTCTTAGACTGTGAGAAGGAGGAAGTAGCGTTCTATAACGCTGTTACCATGACGCCGCTGTACACATTCTCCATGGAAACGGTGTTCGTTCCGCTGATCCCCTTCTATAACCCGTGTGACACGGACGATGGGAGGAACCTGGGTCCCCTAAACCTCTTCAGCCCCTCTATATGA
- the LOC106579712 gene encoding zinc-binding protein A33 isoform X1 translates to MDASLQPSCMWREGEGYCRMVFDGEIGMYKNHIKDTNNNYNKSLLPDHKEKLIQAIKRIKHEVDECWEAERETYIWSVDVERCFDHLEREVRAEFQNLHRFLDEEETMDMERLKKEKEKRVKLLREREKKIAMQGRDLERGIATLNNKLAEEDSPKLLKEIQDLLKRCQVAFIPPPQVDVEVRSAHFVGPIQYRIWKHMKSCLYPNITEVTFDPETAHPLLTLSPSCTSVWFEEDKVIPKASEEEPPNPRCFHYYYSVMGREGFITGRHYWEVEVGHKTAWRLGVAREDVHRGEMDSSGTSNGLWTLSLKGGAILACTDPKPTKVPVSIRPVRIGVFLDCEKEEVAFYNAVTMTPLYTFSMETVFVPLIPFYNPCDTDDGRNLGPLNLFSPSI, encoded by the exons ATGGACGCTAGTCTTCAGCCAAGCTgcatgtggagagagggagaaggctaCTGTCGAATGGTGTTTGATG GAGAAATTGGAATGTACAAAAATCACATAAAAGACACCAACAACAACTACAATAAAAGCCTTCTCCCTGACCATAAG GAGAAGCTGATCCAGGCTATTAAAAGAATAAAGCATGAGGTAGACGAGTgctgggaggcagagagagagacgtacaTATGGTCTGTTGATGTAGAG aGATGTTTTGATCATCTGGAACGGGAGGTCCGAGCTGAGTTCCAGAACCTCCATCGCTTCCTGGATGAAGAGGAGACCATGGACATGGAGCGActgaagaaggagaaagagaagagggtgAAGCtgcttagggagagagagaagaagatcgCCATGCAGGGAAGAGATCTGGAGAGAGGCATTGCCACGCTAAACAACAAACTGGCCGAGGAGGATAGTCCCAAACTGCTCAAA GAGATTCAAGACCTCTTGAAAAG GTGCCAGGTGGCTTTTATACCCCCTCCGCAGGTGGATGTGGAGGTGCGATCAGCACACTTTGTGGGGCCCATCCAGTACAGGATATGGAAACACATGAAGAGCTGCCTGTACCCAA ATATCACTGAAGTGACCTTTGACCCAGAGACAGCccaccccctcctcaccctctcccctaGCTGCACTTCTGTGTGGTTTGAGGAGGACAAAGTTATCCCCAAGGCCTCGGAGGAGGAGCCACCCAACCCCCGCTGCttccactactactacagtgTCATGGGCCGAGAAGGCTTCATCACCGGACGccattactgggaggtggaggtgggcCACAAGACAGCGTGGCGGCTGGGTGTGGCCAGGGAGGACGTCCACCGGGGGGAGATGGACTCCAGTGGGACCAGTAACGGTCTCTGGACCCTATCCCTGAAGGGAGGGGCCATCTTGGCCTGTACAGACCCCAAACCCACCAAGGTCCCGGTGTCCATCAGGCCCGTCCGGATCGGAGTGTTCTTAGACTGTGAGAAGGAGGAAGTAGCGTTCTATAACGCTGTTACCATGACGCCGCTGTACACATTCTCCATGGAAACGGTGTTCGTTCCGCTGATCCCCTTCTATAACCCGTGTGACACGGACGATGGGAGGAACCTGGGTCCCCTAAACCTCTTCAGCCCCTCTATATGA
- the LOC106579786 gene encoding endonuclease domain-containing 1 protein yields the protein MLLLRWCPAGVSVSTAGWILLGLTLELSLPVTALSEPDPGFSLCRQSFYRQTPPLGLSVGGGPLLTPLCHRLPGGQSFATLYHPTCDAAVYSAFHLSQGWRERGGKEEGTEKGEEDEGSQVVTPALLQGDVAGDKPQSHSDSPLHQWGSPATELIQSSVLPQCGSTGGQLYVLTGATGLRLGPGMEEGGEGGCEAGVQWSAVCCAGPEGQSGFSVGVVRETGGEERVVSVKELEHMIGVTDLFSEGCGEANGETEGDIVTLLSDAMVRVVEKQRAVARPDAIEETLDKTTDRSVEALPADTEPLITPSVDNETLASESDTESSGSPLVYIITSSVSLLMAPLRPVVSTLIGIPGQVAFVLQEDLGVLSALPGDILSVFYNMASDLVSGVGSVTGLILGVGEMCFSTLYCITAPLVGSLFTSCQDGVTGVGTLAWDGVGIFRGIVDSAWWVSRVVGDQAWEQGGGYVGSVVSEMGGQVKAVGGGMGKLAWRCGNGVGNVVRLAGGLVLGSTETVVGNVMEAFGQDQNCGWFGSTENVHE from the exons ATGCTGCTGCTGCGGTGGTGTCCTGCTGGTGTCAGTGTCAGTACTGCAGGCTGGATCTTgctggggctgactctggagctGTCTCTACCAGTCACGGCACTATCAGAACCAGACCCAGGCTTCTCCCTCTGCAGACAGAGCTTCTACAGACAGACTCCCCCCCTGGGCCTCTCTGTAGGTGGGGGGCCCCTCCTGACCCCCCTCTGTCACAGGCTGCCAGGGGGACAGTCGTTCGCCACGCTCTACCACCCGACCTGTGACGCAGCTGTTTACTCTGCCTTTCATCTCAgccaaggatggagggagagaggaggaaaggaggagggg ACAGAGAAGGGGGAAGAGGACGAAGGGTCCCAAGTGGTGACCCCAGCTCTGCTCCAAGGGGATGTGGCGGGGGATAAACCCCAATCTCATTCTGACTCTCCCCTCCACCAGTGGGGCTCCCCAGCTACAGAGCTGATCCAGAGCAGCGTCCTGCCCCAGTGTGGCTCCACAGGGGGCCAGCTCTACGTCCTGACAGGGGCCACAGGGCTCAGGCTGGGGCCCGGGAtggaggagggtggggagggggggtgtgagGCTGGGGTGCAGTggtctgcagtgtgctgtgctGGCCCAGAGGGACAGAGTGGgttcagtgtgggggtagtgagagagacagggggagaggagagggtggtgaGTGTTAAGGAgctggaacacatgattggagtgACAGATCTATTTTCAGAGGGTTGCGGGGAAGCAaatggggaaacagagggagacatAGTGACACTGCTCAGCGATGCGATGGTCAGAGTCGTAGAAAAGCAAAGAGCGGTCGCAAGGCCAGACGCCATTGAGGAAACACTAGATAAGACTACTGACCGAAGCGTAGAGGCACTACCTGCCGACACAGAACCTCTCATCACTCCTTCAGTGGACAACGAGACACTGGCCTCTGAGTCGGACACAGAGTCGTCCGGCAGCCCTCTGGTGTATATCAtcacttcctctgtctccctgctcatGGCCCCTCTACGCCCTGTAGTCTCCACCCTCATTGGGATCCCTGGACAG GTGGCCTTTGTCCTACAGGAAGACCTGGGGGTCCTGTCTGCCCTGCCAGGCGACATCCTTTCTGTGTTCTACAACATGGCGTCTGACCTGGTGTCTGGGGTCGGCTCAGTCACAGGCCTGATACTTGGTGTGGGGGAGATGTGCTTCTCCACCCTCTACTGCATTACAGCCCCTCTGGTGGGCTCTCTGTTCACCAGCTGCCAGGACGGGGTCACAGGGGTGGGCACCCTGGCCTGGGACGGGGTGGGCATATTCAGGGGGATCGTGGACAGCGCCTGGTGGGTGTCCAGGGTGGTTGGGGACCAGGCGTGGGAGCAGGGTGGGGGGTATGTGGGGTCGGTGGTGTCTGAGATGGGAGGGCAGGTGAAGGCAGTGGGTGGGGGAATGGGGAAGCTGGCGTGGAGGTGTGGGAACGGGGTGGGGAATGTGGTGAGGTTGGCAGGGGGGCTAGTATTAGGGAGCACGGAAACGGTTGTGGGGAATGTGATGGAGGCCTTTGGGCAGGACCAGAACTGTGGATGGTTTGGGTCTACAGAGAATGTTCATGAATAA